A single genomic interval of Macaca nemestrina isolate mMacNem1 chromosome 14, mMacNem.hap1, whole genome shotgun sequence harbors:
- the LOC105471888 gene encoding ficolin-2 isoform X1 — protein METEVTVGSCNPIRTTEFLQWQRPEPQRLSQAAVAMGPALLALSFLWTTALTEDTCPEVKVVGLEGSDKLTILRGCPGLPGAPGPKGEAGANGKTGERGPPGPPGKAGPPAPKGDTWESDQCNTGPRTCKDLLGRGPSLSGWYTIYLPDCRPLTVLCDMDTDGGGWTVFQRRVDGSVDFYRDWATYKQGFGSRLGEFWLGNDNIHALTAQGTSELRVDLVDFEGNRQFAKYRSFKVASEAEKYKLVLGTFVEGSAGDSLTYHNNYPFSTKDRDNDQDAKNCAVHYQGAWWYATCHLSNLNGGYLGGAHDSFANGINWNSGKGYNYSYKVSEMKVRPT, from the exons atggagacagaggttacagtgggcaGCTGCAACCCTATAAGAACCACGGAGTTCCTTCAGTGGCAAAGACCAGAGCCACAAAGGCTGAGCCAAGCTGCCGTGGCCATGGGACCTGCTCTCCTCGCCCTCTCCTTCCTGTGGACCACGGCCTTGACTGAGGACACCTGTCCAG AGGTGAAGGTGGTGGGCCTGGAGGGCTCTGACAAGCTCACCATTCTCCGAGGCTGCCCGGGGCTGCCCGGGGCCCCAGGGCCAAAGGGAGAGGCAGGCGCCAATGGAAAGACAG GAGAACGCGGCCCCCCTGGACCCCCTGGGAAGGCAGGACCACCCGCGCCCAAGG GAGACACTTGGGAATCTGATCAATGTAACACAG GCCCACGTACCTGCAAGGACCTGCTAGGCCGTGGGCCTTCCCTGAGCGGCTGGTACACCATCTACCTGCCTGACTGCCGGCCCCTGACTGTGCTCTGTGACATGGACACGGACGGAGGGGGCTGGACT GTTTTCCAGCGGAGGGTGGACGGCTCCGTGGACTTCTACCGGGACTGGGCCACGTACAAGCAGGGCTTTGGCAGTCGGCTGGGGGAGTTCTGGCTGGGGAACGACAACATCCACGCCCTGACCGCCCAGG GAACCAGCGAACTCCGTGTAGACCTGGTGGATTTTGAGGGCAATCGCCAATTTGCTAAGTACAGATCATTCAAGGTGGCCAGTGAGGCGGAGAAGTACAAGCTGGTCCTGGGGACCTTTGTGGAGGGCAGCGCGG GTGATTCTCTGACATACCACAACAACTACCCCTTCTCCACCAAAGACCGAGACAACGACCAAGATGCTAAAAACTGTGCTGTGCACTATCAGGGAGCCTGGTGGTATGCCACTTGTCACCTGTCAAACCTGAATGGTGGCTACCTCGGGGGGGCCCATGACAGCTTTGCAAATGGCATCAACTGGAATTCGGGGAAAGGGTACAACTACAGCTACAAGGTGTCGGAGATGAAGGTGCGGCCCACCTAG
- the LOC105471888 gene encoding ficolin-2 isoform X3, which produces METEVTVGSCNPIRTTEFLQWQRPEPQRLSQAAVAMGPALLALSFLWTTALTEDTCPEVKVVGLEGSDKLTILRGCPGLPGAPGPKGEAGANGKTGERGPPGPPGKAGPPAPKGPRTCKDLLGRGPSLSGWYTIYLPDCRPLTVLCDMDTDGGGWTVFQRRVDGSVDFYRDWATYKQGFGSRLGEFWLGNDNIHALTAQGTSELRVDLVDFEGNRQFAKYRSFKVASEAEKYKLVLGTFVEGSAGDSLTYHNNYPFSTKDRDNDQDAKNCAVHYQGAWWYATCHLSNLNGGYLGGAHDSFANGINWNSGKGYNYSYKVSEMKVRPT; this is translated from the exons atggagacagaggttacagtgggcaGCTGCAACCCTATAAGAACCACGGAGTTCCTTCAGTGGCAAAGACCAGAGCCACAAAGGCTGAGCCAAGCTGCCGTGGCCATGGGACCTGCTCTCCTCGCCCTCTCCTTCCTGTGGACCACGGCCTTGACTGAGGACACCTGTCCAG AGGTGAAGGTGGTGGGCCTGGAGGGCTCTGACAAGCTCACCATTCTCCGAGGCTGCCCGGGGCTGCCCGGGGCCCCAGGGCCAAAGGGAGAGGCAGGCGCCAATGGAAAGACAG GAGAACGCGGCCCCCCTGGACCCCCTGGGAAGGCAGGACCACCCGCGCCCAAGG GCCCACGTACCTGCAAGGACCTGCTAGGCCGTGGGCCTTCCCTGAGCGGCTGGTACACCATCTACCTGCCTGACTGCCGGCCCCTGACTGTGCTCTGTGACATGGACACGGACGGAGGGGGCTGGACT GTTTTCCAGCGGAGGGTGGACGGCTCCGTGGACTTCTACCGGGACTGGGCCACGTACAAGCAGGGCTTTGGCAGTCGGCTGGGGGAGTTCTGGCTGGGGAACGACAACATCCACGCCCTGACCGCCCAGG GAACCAGCGAACTCCGTGTAGACCTGGTGGATTTTGAGGGCAATCGCCAATTTGCTAAGTACAGATCATTCAAGGTGGCCAGTGAGGCGGAGAAGTACAAGCTGGTCCTGGGGACCTTTGTGGAGGGCAGCGCGG GTGATTCTCTGACATACCACAACAACTACCCCTTCTCCACCAAAGACCGAGACAACGACCAAGATGCTAAAAACTGTGCTGTGCACTATCAGGGAGCCTGGTGGTATGCCACTTGTCACCTGTCAAACCTGAATGGTGGCTACCTCGGGGGGGCCCATGACAGCTTTGCAAATGGCATCAACTGGAATTCGGGGAAAGGGTACAACTACAGCTACAAGGTGTCGGAGATGAAGGTGCGGCCCACCTAG